A window of Bacillus toyonensis BCT-7112 genomic DNA:
TTCATATAACTGAAGTATAAGCTCTAATCGAGACTGGCTCATACCCGTACACCCTTCAAACTTCGAACTTACTTCTTTATTTAGAAAGTGTAATTTATATAAAATAATCGCTTCTTTTGAGCATGAACTTGTCAAACTACCCCTCCTTTACATCCAAATCAAAAACATTTGATGTATCAATAGTTGATATGTCAATTAATATAATCTATATCGATTTAGAATGCAAGCATTTTGTTTTCATTCTATTTTTTCCAAAATAAGGCGCTTTGTAGCTTTACAAAAAATGCAAATTACATTATAATAGTAATAATTTAAATGACTGGAGTGTGATTGTAATGCGGCAATACACAAATAGAAATGAGGAAATGAAAATGGAAAATGAAATGAGGATATTTATATATGACAACAATAAATATAGGGATTGTCGCGCACGTAGACGCTGGCAAGACGAGTTTGACTGAGCGTATTCTTTATGAAACGAATGTGATTAAAGAAATTGGCCGAGTTGATAGTGGTAATACGCAAACTGACTCAATGGAATTAGAAAGACAGCGCGGAATTACAATTAAAGCATCTGTCGTTTCTTTCTGTATTGATGATGTAAAAGTAAATGTCATTGATACACCTGGACACGCTGATTTTATCGCTGAAGTGGAGCGATCATTCCGCGTTCTAGACGGTGCGATTTTAGTTATCTCTGCCGTTGAAGGTGTGCAAGCACAAACAAAAATTTTAATGCGAACATTACAGAAACTAAACATACCGACAATTTTATTCGTTAATAAAATTGATCGTAGTGGCGCAAACACTGAAAAAGTTATGAAACAAATAAAAGAGGTTCTTTCAAATGAAGCATTCCCCTTCTACTCTGTTCTAAACGAAGGAACGAAAGAAGCCCGGATCATTGAATACAAATCATATGACGATTGTATGGAACGAGTAGCACCATATAATGAAACGTTGCTTGAATCATATGTAAATAATGAAGTAGTACCCGACGTGCGATTAAGAAAAGAACTAGAAAAACAAATACAGCAAGCAAATGTGTATCCAATCTTTTTCGGCTCAGCAATGACAGGTATGGGAGTAACTGAACTACTTGAAAATATTTCAGCCCTAATTCCAGCTGAAATATCGGCACAAGATGGAACATTATCTGGTGTTGTGTTTAAAATCGAACGTGAATCTTCTGGTGAAAAAATCGCTTATGTAAGAGTTTTTTCTGGTAGTCTACACGTTAGAAAATATGTTGATATTCAGCGAAGTAAGTCTCAATCACATAAAGAAAAAATTAAAAAAATGTGCATGTTTCATAACGGAAATGCAGTTCAAGCTTCTACCGTTCCTAGCGGAGAATTTTGTAAAGTGTGGGGACTGAGTGATATTAAAATTGGTGATATTATTGGTGAACGGACGGATTATATAAAAGATATTCACTTTGCCGAACCGCAAATGGAAACTGCCATTGATGCAGTACCAAAAGAACGAATTCATGATTTATACGCTGCACTTATGGAACTATGCGAAGAAGATCCGCTCATTAAAGTGTGGAAAGACGATGTTCATAATGAACTATACATTCGCCTTTTCGGTGAGGTGCAAAAAGAAGTGATTGAAACGACACTTCATGAGAAATATAATTTACAGGTTACTTTTTCAAATACACGAGTTGTGTGTATTGAAAAACCAATTGGCATAGGAAATAGTGTTGAAGTAATGGGTGAAAAAGAGAATCCATTTTACGCAACAATCGGTTTCAAAGTTGAACGTGGGAAGCATAACTCTGGCATAACGTACAACTTAGGTGTTGAACTTGGATCACTACCTTTAGCATTTCATAAAGCGATTGAAGATACGGTATTTCAAACGTTAAAACAAGGTTTATACGGATGGGAAGTTACGGACATTATCGTCACGTTAACACATACTGGTTATGCAAGCCCTGTTACAACAGCGAGTGACTTTAGAAACTTAACACCGCTCGTTTTAATGGATGCTTTACAGCTAGCTGAAACATGTGTATTTGAGCCATTAAACGAATTTGAATTAACTGTACCAGAGCACGCAATTAGTACCGCAATGTATAAGCTCGCAGCCATTCCAGCAACTTTCACAGAACTTATATTGCATAATGATTCTTATCACTTAACTGGATCGTTACCTATTGCGAAAACAGAAAATTTTAAACAAATGCTCCATTCATTTACAGAAGGAGAAGGAATCTTTACAACGAAGCCAGCTGGTTTCACAAAGCTTACGGCCCCCTTCCCTACTCGAAAACGCGTTGACTTTAATCCGCTGAATCGAAAGGATTATTTGCTTCATGTGTTGAAGGCTTATTAAATAAAAAAGAGGTGCAAATTGCACCTCTTTTTGCATGTATTGAAACTTAAATTAGTTTGTCCTAACAACTTCTTTAAGTGTTTCTATTACTTTCGCTATAGCTTCAATTGAATTCTCTGTTTCATATTCCCCAACATGTAAAGAATGGTTTGCATTATTGACAATTTCAATCTTTAGATTCGAATGATCTAATTGCTCAATTTGATCTGCATTGTATTGATGATCTCTATCCCCAATTACCAACAGCCCTTCGTGTCGACTATGTAAGATAGAATCAAAAATCGAATTAAAAGTTAACAATGGTGTAAGTAATATCATTTTTGACTGTGAAAATTCTTCTCTCTTCATTAAATCATTCGCAATTGGAATTGTTCCAAGTGATTTTCCTAAAAACATCGAATCGTTGTATTGTCCACTTTTTAGCACTTCATTAATGATAGGGTTAATATCATCCATCATTACTTTCGTTACTACTTCCATTGGTTTTTCCATTAATTGTCCATCGTAGGAATAATGAATATATACTACATCTATTTTATGTTCAAGCATTAACATTGTTGCATAATAAAATAAAGGCTTGTCATAATTATAGCCTGAACCTGAGAACATAAAGCATACCGCACTGGAACCCTTTTCGATATGTGTGTAACGAATGACTTTATCATCTATATGTATCTCTTTTTTAGTCCCCTTCACCGTTTTCCCTCCAGATACGTTTACTTTTGTAAAACGATATGTTCTGTCTGAACTGGTAAATCCTTTACTTTCTCTTTTATAAACGCTGGCTGTAAGTTGTATGCATCTAACTCTTCTATCGGCACCCACTTAAACATATATGTTCTATCCTCTTCATTCAGAATATATTGATCTGCCCCATTTGCAGGTAATTCTTTCAGCTCTACTTCATAGTAAAAACTAATTTCATGGAACTTTCGCTCAGAAAGTGTAAAGAAATTTTCTACTGACCATATTAATCTCTTTACTTCAATTGGAACAGCTAGTTCTTCAGCAAGCTCTCGTTTTAACGCATCTTCACTATTTTCTAGCATTTTCACTCTTCCGCCTGGTACATACCAAAAATCTTCACCGTCACCTTGCAGAATGAGTATTTTATTATCATGTTTACAAATTGCTCCGACTCGGTAATTAAAACATGTTTCCTCTACTTTAAACGTAAGGTCCATCCCGAATTCCCCCTATTTATTAAATATCGAATTATTGCAAAACAATTATGTAATTACTGTAAAGATAAGGTTACTAAATTTATCCACTTCATTCAATCATTTTCGAATTTTCCAAACGCTTATTTTTCATCATTACAAGTGTATATACATATGTTACAATCACATTGCATACTAGAAAAATATGATGGGGGTACGAATGGAAACGTTATTAATCCAGCAAACTGAGAAATCAAATAAGTTTTGGAAAATCGTTGTGAAAGAAAGCGACTACGTTGTGTTTTACGGGAAAATTGGCACAGCTGGTAGCGTGAAAGCGAAAGAGTTTGAAACAGAAGAAGAGTGCATAAAAGAAGCTAACAAACTAGTTGCTTCCAAACGTAAAAAAGGATATACAGACCCGTGCCCTGGGGAAGATTATATAAAAGAAAAAACGATAACAGAAGAAGAATTTTGGGGGCTACTCGCTCGCGCTAAAACGAAAGGTGAAGACCAGGAAGAACAAATAGAATGGCTTACTTCTCATCTCTCTAAGCGTACAGTACATGAAATTGTTGCTTTTGATACACATATGCATCATATATTAAAAGCTTCCTATACATCTCGCTTATGGGCAGCAGCCTATATTATTTTAGGCGGTTGTTCGGATGATTGTTTTGATTATTTCCGCGGGTGGTTATTATATCAAGGAAAAGAAACTTACGAAGCGTGTATTGAAGATCCAGAACGGTTAATACATGTATTAGAAAATTTGAGTGAGTATGACGTACCAAACATTGAAGAACTTTCTCTATATTTCGGTTTCACTGTATATGCAGAAAAAACTGGAGATGAAGAAGACACTTACTTTACACTTTACCATGTACTAACTGATGAAAGAGCTCATAATGACGACATTGAATTCGACTGGGATCAAGATGACGAAGAAGGTCTGAAAAAGATGTTTCCTAAGCTGTGGGAACTGTACGGAGAAGAACCGATTGAGTGGTAGATTTACATACGAAAAACGCCTTGTTTTTTAGTAACAAGGCGTTTTTTATTGATACTATGTTTAAATTGTTATCTTCCCACTCTCCCACCACTCCATAAAAGGCTTTAAAGAAGGAGCAATCCACGTTCTACTATCATTTTCATGATTCCACACATATATATCATCTCTTTGTACCATTCCATTCAAAATAGAATAGCCAAACAAATCACCATTTCCGCCATCAGCAAAAAATAATAAACAGTCAAAAGGCATATATAAATCTTTAAAATCCACTATATTTCTCATATTCATATTTTCAGTTTTAATTTTTGAAGCTGACCATATAAAGTCCCCGTACTCACCTTCTATACCGTTTGTTTCCTGTAATAATTGATATAACTCATTAGGTAACTCCACGTGTAACCATTTTTGTATATCAGCAAGTTCATCCTTCGTTGCTGGGTTTTTCATACTTAAGTTTAAAGAAATACTTCGAATGATATTTTTCCACATAACCTTTTATCCTTCCTATAGTCCTTCATGTTCAATCAAGTTTATACCAATAATCAAATTGGGTATGTACTTGGATTATATATGTTATTATCTCTGGATCACTAGGTTGTTTTTCCTTCTTTTTATCTCTAATATCATATTCATTTACATAACGAGTATCTCCTATCTTATCTCGGTAATAATTCCCCTTTTCGGTTTCTACTACTGTACTATCATCTAAAAAATAGAGCTGAATTTCTACACCAGCCTCGTTAGAATTTGGATACTTTAACTTCCCTTTTTTTTGATAGAATGAGATTACTTCTGCCTTCGATTGCTTCGTTTCTATAACACGATTCGCTACCACTTCCCAATATCCGCCATTTGCTAATTCAATCCAATTCTTCTCATCTGCTTCATAATCTTTAATTAGCTTACTATCCAAAGGCATCGGCAATTGAAAAAATTCAGAAGAAAAGGAATGAGAGATATACCACGTACTATTTCCTACGAGAATGACCGTTAGCAAGAGCATTATAACTGTTGAAATTGTCGTCCTTTTTCTAACCTTTTTTAATTGACGTATCATATTTCTCTCCATTCCTATTATCTATAAAAACTATCCATTCCACTTTTCTAATAATTCTTTCTCCCTTTCAACTGAAATACCTGCCTTTAATCCCCTCTCTTTCATTTCATTCACCCAGTCATACACATCTGTAACAGTATCTTCTAATCTTCTAAAAGTAAGCCCTGCTTTAACAGCATTCTCAATACTAATAGAAAATCCACCTTTCCACGGCTTCGTTTCCCCTTCTAATGGAAAAGTTTCCGGAAGCCATAAAGGCATCTCTGTCCAAGGCTGTACTTTATGTTCCTTCATAAAAGATTCATCGACCCAAACGAATTCAGCATCACTATTCGTAACCTTTTTACACGTATTTAATAGCTCTTCCATCGTCAATTCATCATTTGGACCTGTTATATTGAATGTACCGGCTTTATTATTTTCTACCATGTTTAGTCCAAAGCTTGCGACGTCTTTTATATCAACTAATTGCACTGGACGATCTTTTCTTCCTGGTACTAACACTTTCCCGCCCTTTGCTACACGCTGAACCCAGTATGGAAGGCGATCTGTATAATCAAACATTCCCGAAAGAAGTCCTGCTCTTACATGTAAAACACGCCCCGGCCAATAATTCTCTGCTTCTTTTTCACATAATACCTTTAGCGCACCATAATGCTCATAAGGCGATATTTCACCATTCTCTACAGCCTTTATCCGATCACTTGTTGGTTCAGGTTGTAATATATAGTCTTCTTTTATATGATGCAGAATCCAATCTTTATATACGGAAAGGCTTGAGATGAATATATAATGCTTTACATTATCTTTTAATACTTCGCCAACATTCCGAATATGGTGCGGAGAAAACCCACACGTATCTATGACAACGTCCCATTTTCGATTTTCTAAACTTGAGACATCATTATTTCTGTCACCGATTAACTGCTCTACTTCAGGAAAAATTTCTTTATTTGTTCCGCGATTAAATAATGTAACTTCATGCCCTCTTTTTAAAGCCTCTTCTACAAAAGCTCTTCCTAAAAATCGCGTACCACCTAGAATTAAAATCTTCATAGTTCTCCCCCATTCGTGATTGAAAATCCTTTCTTTTGTTAAACGAATTTTTGTTGTGAAAAGTTACGGGATTGGTCTAACTTTTTCCACAAGTTCAACATATGTAATTTCCATTTCATATATAATTAAAATATCGGATATTTGATTAATCACTTATACATGTAAGTAGGTGAAAAATATAAATAGAAATATAGTTTATCATTCAACTCTATGTATTTATTTTCTTACATCGTTTGTATATATCATCTTACTGAACATAGAAAATGGTCGTAATTATTTAGGGTTTACGATGGTTATTCCGCTTTTAGCTGCTATTTTATATCAGAAATTATATAAGAAACAAAAAATGGTTCATACATTTGGAATTTCACGTCCAAAAATAAAACCATTAATTTTCTCCATATTATTGCCACTACTTCTAGGGCTATGTCTACATTTCTATTTTTATATTTATAATATAAAATTCTTATTTAATCATTGTAATGAATTGGGATTTTTCCTACTCATTGGTCTTACAATTGCTGCTTTGTCTGCATTTTTAGAAGAAATCATATGGCGCGGAAATTTTCATTACCATTTACGAAAAAAATATTCATTAAAACAAACAGCAATCATTACTGCATCGCTTTGGTCTTTATGGCATTTACCAGTATCAATCTTTTATAAAAACTATGAATTATGGTTTGTAGGAATATTAAGCTATCTCTCGTTATTATTTATTTTATCTATAATTTTGACGTATACGAGAGAGTATAGCCATTCTGTGATAACACCTGCAATTTCACATGGCATGTTCAATGTATTTTATTTAACAGATGGAGTAGAAACAAAATGCGATATTAGCCTAATGGAATTAGTTAAATTTAGCTTGCTGGCAATTGTGTTTTGCATGATTTATCTAATACATAGAAAAGTTAAAAAATAGTTAAAAGTACCTAAACAAATTATAAAGTACTTCAACACCTTGCAATTATTCAATAATCGTATAGGTGTTGAAGTTTTCTAACTATAGTTGAACAACTTTGTTCTCACAACACTTATTTCAATCATGGAGAATATAACAAGTATAACTTAACCTTTTATTCTTATTTTTATAAAAATAACCATATTAATCTTTTAAATAAGGAAATATGGACTCTTTAATTAACTTCCATCTATCCTCTGCATTCGGTATGACTTCAGAAGCAATCACCACAACCAATTCCTTCTCCGGTACACAACAAATCACATTTCCACCATCGCCCATGGCACAGTATGAAAAGATACCACCCTCTTCTCGTAACCACCATAAGTAACCATATCGATTTGGATTCATCGCCGTTGATTCTTGTATCCACGACTTTGAAAGAATTTGCTTTCTATTATAAGTACCTTCATTCAAATACAAACGTCCAAACTTAGCCATATCCCTAACCGTTAACGTCAGTCCCCATCCGCCAGTTGTAATATCGTTTGGATCGTGAACCCATCCTTTTACATCTTTTCCGAATAAGTCATCAAATCCAAATGCTTTCATATTGTAGTTTGGAATTTCTCTCATACCGAGTGGCTGAAATAGCTGTTCATTCGCAAATTCACGCGCACTTTTTCCTGTTGCACTCGAAATAATTGCTGATAGTACATGTGCTCCTGCAGAAGAATATTTAAAAGATCCAATTTCTCCGCCGTTCCCCATTCTATTAAGTGTATACTGTACCCAATTCTGTTGTGTGCATAGTTCTTCTAACGGTTCCTGCCAGTCTACAAAAGGATATGGAGCTGTCATTGTAAGTAGGTGTCGCACTGTTACTTCTGATGACTTAACGTTATATTCAGGAAAAAACTCTATTACTTTTTGATCAACACTTTTTATATAGCCTTTATCTATACATATCCCAATGAGCGCAGAGATTACCGTTTTTGTGACAGACGCTACATGGTATGCATCATCTGGACCGTAACCATTATAATAGTTTTCAAAAACAACATTACCTTTATGCACTACTAACATACCGTTTATATTTTTATAGTCTTCTTTTATCTTGTAATCCAACTCTTCAAAAGTTTTCATCATTTTTCCCCCTTAATCTATGATTAAAAAGGTTCGATCGGTACATATATATCCACTATATGTTTATGTTCTGGATGCTTTCTTGGATCATTTCTATATACTTCAAAAGGATACGCATCTCTCGGTTTATATCCGCTATTTGGGAGCCATTCGCCGTATAAAAAGTCCCATGCACCTTTATATTCATCTTGACGTATTTCAAAATGGCCTACCGCATATTTCCCTGAAGGTATTACCATTATTCCAATATCACTCGTTCCTACTGCGGATTCATCTGGAATTGTTATACATAAACTTGTTCTTAAATGATAGTCCTCAGTAAATTCATGATGGTCATGGTAAATTGTTAATACTTTCGTATCCCCAAATATATGATAGTTTTGCTCCGCTGCATAACGAAATAATTTCTCTATCATTTTTGGAAAAACTATAGTTAACTCTTCATATGTACCGATATGTCTTATGTATGCGACGTTTCTATCGTCCGCTGTTACAATTTCAACATTTCCTCGAACCTTCTTACATTCATTGTATTGAGAAGGTTCACTTACGTCTTTGCAATTCTTGCTATTGTAGTTTCGATATTGAGATGGACTTACTCCGTAATAATTTTTAAATGTACGGGAGAAAACTGCTGAATCTGTGAAACCGAAGTGATACGCAATGTCTGTGATCGTCATATCCGGACGATATGTAATAAGGTGAGTTGCCCTTTCTAGTTTCAAGCGATTTACATACCGAGATAACGGCTCATCTACTATCCCTTTAAAAATTCTATGAAAATGAAACTTTGAAAATCCTGCTACATCGGCTAACGCTTCAATTGAAAGTGCATCATTTATATGTAATTCTATATAATCTTGCACTTTATAGATGCGACGTAAGTACTCATCTTTACTTTGAACACTCTCCATATACTTTCCTCCTCACAACAAAAAGGCTAACTTCGCGCTAGCCTACTTTACACATGTTTTAAAAATAAAACTCTACTCCCGCCATTCCCATCATAATTTGTATGTACGGATACACCTTCTATTTCATCATCCCCAGCCTCAATTCGAAAGCCGATTTCTTGATGAAATAGTATCGATTTTTTATTTACTGGTGACGTGATTGCTTTTACAACTTTACGGTTGCTTGCACGAGTGACATCAAAGAAATAAGAATACAATGTCGATGCAATTCCTTTTCTTCTATATTTCGGATTGACACCGATAAAATGAACGTACGCTTCCTCTTTATGTGTTTGTGAAAAGAATCCGCATAAGAAACCTAACGTTTCGCCATCTTCTTCAATGATAAAACTCGTTTCTTGAAAATGAACGAAAAATAATTTTGGCAACATAGCAGCCATGTCTCTCCCGCCCCACCATTCATTTAAAACAGAATGAATCTTTACATAATCTTCCCCTTGGATGTTTCTTACTCGCATATGTTTCTCCCTCTCACTCACTTCATTTTTTCATAAATTTTAATGACTGTTTCTACTAATAGGATGAATACCCATATCCCGCAAAATACAAGAACAGACTGGAATATCGATCCAATTATCATAACACCAACTGCACCTGTTATTGAAAATGTTATTCCGCCAAGTCCTGGATCCTGTATAAGTGCTCCGGCAGAAAAAGCTGTTATAATAGATACGATTAAATAAATAACACTCATTATTTTTAATATTTTTATAGAAAGATAAGAATTTTGTCCTTTCTCCACTTGTGATAATTCGATTTCCCCGCTCGCAATTCCTTTTTGAAGACAATCTTCACACAAAAATTCTTCCTTAATTTTTTTACCCCCATGTATTGTACCCGTTATATCTTTACACCTTGAACATTTTCGATTTATCATTTTGATATCACTCCAATCAACAAGGATTACCTTAATACAATTCGTCATTTACCTTATTATCCCTTTTATGTATTTTATAGAGAAAGGTCGTGTTTTATGATTTCAAAGCTTACATTTGGTTCTAAAAATCCCACTGTTCATTATGTATTACAGCCTAGTTGCTATGCGGTTATTTTCCATTCATCTTCTTTAATGATTGCTGTTATCCAAAAAGGAGACCGTTACTTTTTACCTGGTGGCGGTATGGAAGGTAATGAAACAAAAGAAGAATGTTTGCACCGCGAACTACTAGAGGAATTAGGATGGACAATTGAAATTAATCAATATATTGGTAATGCAGCTCGATATTTTTATGCAGAAAAGGAAGATACATATTATTTGAATGATGGGTTCTTTTATATTACAAACATGGTGCAGAAACAAACTGAAAACTGTGAGGAGGATCATGTTCTAAGGTGGATATCTCCATTGCATGCTGTAGAATTTCTACTTCATGATCATCAAAAATGGGCCATTGAACAAGCTCTTTTATTACGAAAACAAAAATGATCTCCTTCTATATGAAAGAGATCATTTTTACTGTTAACTTACTTTTTTCAAATTGAGAGCTGGCTTTTTGATTCCGCCTTTTTTTACAACATATAAACCCACAAATATTATAAGTCCGCCAACAAGTTGCATCATATTGATTTGCTCTCCAATTGTTACAGCTGCAAAGATCACTGCGAATAATGGTACGAGATACATATAAACCATTACTTTTGTTGAGCCTATTTTACTAATGCCGACATACCACATCGCAAGTCCGAAGATTGTCGCAAAGATGATTGAATATGCTAGTGAACCCCAGCTTGGCATGTCTACTGGCCACGTTAATGTGTTTACGTTGAATAAACAATATATAACTAGTGGTACAATTCCAATTAATGTAGACCATGATGTAACTCTCATTGCAGAGTATTTTGTAATAAGAGGTTGTGCTAAAATTGGATACCATCCCCACGCAATTGCTGCGACTAATCCAATTATATTTCCAAGCCACGCATACTCGTAAGTAGCTCCTCCTGTATGCCCTGTTAATAAAACGAATGCTGCACCAATAAACGCTACTATTGAACCAATTTGTACTTTCATCGAAAAACGTTCTTGTTTGTGTAATACCGCTAATATCCCTGTAAAAATAGGTGACATCGCAATTAATAATGAGGCGTTCGTTGCTGAAGTATATTTCACAGATAACATAAACATCGTTTGATACATTGTCGTTCCAACGATGCCGACTGCTACTAATCGTAACCAATCATTTCTTTCAATACGTAATGAGCGTTCCATTAAAAATGTAATAAGTAATAATACCGGTGATGCTACTAAAAATCGTAAACTATTAAATTGAATGGATGACATAAATGCCACGCCATACTTTCCAATTGTATAATTTGCTCCCCATACTAATGCTACTGATACTAGGAGCCATTCCATTTGCCATCTTTTCATCCGAATCTCCCCTTCCATATTTAGCATAGTAAAATTGGCTGGATATAACACCGTCCAATTGGCTGTTTTTTTACCCAGCCAATTTGCTATACTGGATTTATATAAAAGATACGGAGGCATTTTTATGGAATGGAAGCTAGATAGTGACAGTAAAATCCCTATTTATCAGCAAGTTGTTGACTTTATTGAAAAACGTATTACATATGGAGAACTTCCTCCAGGTAG
This region includes:
- a CDS encoding DMT family transporter, whose product is MKRWQMEWLLVSVALVWGANYTIGKYGVAFMSSIQFNSLRFLVASPVLLLITFLMERSLRIERNDWLRLVAVGIVGTTMYQTMFMLSVKYTSATNASLLIAMSPIFTGILAVLHKQERFSMKVQIGSIVAFIGAAFVLLTGHTGGATYEYAWLGNIIGLVAAIAWGWYPILAQPLITKYSAMRVTSWSTLIGIVPLVIYCLFNVNTLTWPVDMPSWGSLAYSIIFATIFGLAMWYVGISKIGSTKVMVYMYLVPLFAVIFAAVTIGEQINMMQLVGGLIIFVGLYVVKKGGIKKPALNLKKVS